One part of the Amphiura filiformis chromosome 5, Afil_fr2py, whole genome shotgun sequence genome encodes these proteins:
- the LOC140153706 gene encoding aarF domain-containing protein kinase 1-like, protein MGLLRAIQRHKLLSFSIAAASGVAIYTQTRRKDWSSVGTVRFGRAMFGVAGIVVDYKKTLFHVDDSTEQYKELKSQVHWRSAEKLRQMCCKNGGIFVKIGQYLGSLDYLLPEEYVKTMKVLHNDAPRSPLDSIRRVVEEDLGCKVEDVFQEFSCEPIGTASLAQVHKASLKDGTQVAVKVQHPQVKAYSDVDMKTVDFLLHAVAWVFPEFEFLWLSEEMKKKLPVELDFIQEGHNAEKIARLLGHFKFLKVPKVYWNHSSARVLIMEYCEGGFVEDKAYMKKHGINVNKITQALGELYSEMIFVHGFVHCDPHPGNILIRKTDKQEMEMILLDHGLYQTLTDEFRWNYSHLWLALIRADLDNIKQYGQALGAGELYPLFACMLTARSWNSVTTGIDKVTPNQAEDQEIQESVGNYLPEISSILNKVPRQMLLLFKTNDLLRGIEFALDSRKSASSFINMSRCCVRAVADQDLSRCTSWISRTRVHLYKHLRLVGISAYQLYVQISNMSFMQHIIRLFSTAPVKQVSVVGL, encoded by the exons ATGGGGCTGCTTCGAGCAATTCAACGCCATAAGCTGCTGTCTTTCTCTATCGCAGCTGCATCCGGTGTAGCAATTTATACTCAAACGAGAAGAAAAGACTGGAGTTCTGTTGGTACAGTAAGATTTGGACGTGCAATGTTTGGG gTTGCTGGAATAGTGGTAGACTATAAGAAAACCTTATTTCATGTTGATGACAGTACAGAACAATACAAAGAACTCAAATCACAG GTTCATTGGCGATCAGCTGAAAAGTTACGTCAGATGTGCTGTAAAAATGGTGGtatatttgtcaaaattggaCAGTATCTGGGTTCATTAGACTATCTATTACCGGAAGAATATGTGAAAACCATGAAAGTATTACATAATGATGCTCCTAGGTCTCCGCTGGACTCCATCAGGAGAGTAGTGGAGGAAGATCTGGGATGTAAG GTGGAGGATGTGTTCCAAGAGTTTTCATGTGAGCCTATTGGTACAGCATCCTTAGCACAAGTCCATAAGGCATCACTCAAAGATGGCACTCAAGTAGCTGTCAAGGTCCAGCATCCTCAAGTCAAAGCTTACTCAGATGTGGACATGAAAACAGTAGAT TTTCTTTTGCATGCAGTAGCTTGGGTGTTTCCTGAATTTGAATTCTTATGGCTAAGTGaggaaatgaagaaaaaattaccGGTAGAGCTTGATTTCATCCAAGAAGGACATAATGCGGAAAAGATTGCAAGACTACTTGGACATTTCAAATTCCTTAAG GTACCTAAAGTCTATTGGAATCATTCCTCAGCTAGGGTACTCATCATGGAGTACTGTGAAGGTGGGTTTGTAGAGGATAAAGCATACATGAAGAAACATGGCATTAATGTAAACAAG ATAACACAGGCACTAGGTGAACTATACAGTGAGATGATCTTTGTACATGGATTTGTACATTGTGACCCACATCCAGGCAATATACTCATTAGGAAGACTGACAAACAGGAGATGGAGATGATACTACTTGATCATGGACTCTATCAG ACCCTTACAGATGAATTCCGGTGGAACTACTCACATCTATGGTTAGCCCTCATAAGAGCAGATTTGGACAATATTAAACAGTATGGCCAAGCATTAGGAGCTGGTGAATTGTATCCATTATTTGCTTGTATGCTCACAGCTAGATCATGGAATTCAGTTACGACAGGAATTGACAAAGTGACACCAAATCAAGCTGAG GACCAAGAAATCCAGGAATCTGTTGGAAACTACCTACCAGAAATCTCCAGTATCCTCAACAAAGTTCCCAGACAGATGCTTCTGCTATTTAAAACCAATGATCTCTTACGCGGTATAGAGTTTGCATTAGATAGCCGCAAGAGTGCTAGCTCATTCATCAACATGTCCAGGTGCTGTGTAAGAGCTGTGGCCGATCAAGACTTATCTAGATGTACAAGTTGGATAAGTAGGACCAGAGTACATCTATATAAGCATTTAAGACTTGTGGGTATTAGTGCTTATCAACTATatgtgcagatttcaaatatgaGTTTTATGCAACACATCATAAGATTATTTAGTACAGCTCCTGTTAAACAAGTATCTGTTGTAGGATTATGA